One Formosa agariphila KMM 3901 genomic window, TTATTGGTTACAGGATACTCTACATTTTCTAGAAATAGAATGTTCGGGAATATGATTGGAAAAGGCTATACCGTAAAATCTGCACAAATGGAAATGAGTATGGTTGCCGAAGGGTATTATGCCACTAAAAGCGCACAATTACTTAACGACAAAAACGACAGAAAGACAAAGTTGCCTATAATTAATGCGGTTTACGAAATTTTATACGAAGGAAAAGATCCTAAAAAGACCTTCGAGAAACTGACCGAGAAACTAGATTAATAAGTGTATTTTTTATTTCACTAGAACCCCTTGAACGCCCATAGTTGGAATAGGCTGATAAGCCTTCTCGTTAATCGTATTAGATTTAAAAACGAAAGACTTATCAAACATTTTGTTATCTTCGAAAAAAGAGACTTCAAACGTATTGACTAACGCCAATACTTCGTCTTGAAGATACTCTATTTTAGCAAAGCTTTTAGCAGGAAGCTTTTCCAACTTATGGCGCATAACAGCCGTTTTCTTATCTTTAGACAAACCTTTAGAGACGATTAAAACCATCTCTAAATCAATGTCTTTATCATTTATAATATATGCATTCCATTCGTCTACATTCAGGTCTTTATTAAACACCTTTACAGCAGCGACATAAACACCTTCAACCTTTGGAATTTCAATATCTTTTTTCATACAATTAAATTGTAGACTTAAATTGTTCTAAGAAACGCACATCATTTTCACTTAACAAACGAATGTCGTTTATTTGGTGTAATAACATCGCTATTCTATCGATTCCTACTCCAAAAGCGAATCCAGAATAAACTTTAGAATCTATTTTACAGTTTTCTAAAACATTAGGATCAACCATACCACAACCACCAATTTCTAACCAACCAGTACCTTTAGTTATACGGTAATCAGACTCTGTTTCTAAGCCCCAATACACATCTATTTCTGCGCTTGGTTCTGTAAATGGGAAGTAAGACGGACGTAAACGAATTTTAGATTTACCGAACATTTCTGTTGTGAAATATTGAAGCGTTTGCTTTAAATCTGCGAAGCTTACATCTTTATCTATATATAATCCTTCTACCTGGTGAAAGAAACAGTGAGAACGTGCCGAAATGGCTTCATTTCTATACACACGACCTGGAGAAATTGTACGAATTGGAGGCGCATTATTTTCCATATAACGCACTTGCACAGAACTTGTATGTGTTCTTAATAATACATCGGGATCAGTTTGAATAAAAAACGTATCCTGCATGTCTCTTGCGGGGTGATATTCCGGTAAGTTTAAAGCCGTAAAATTATGCCAATCGTCTTCAATTTCTGGACCTTCACTAACGTTAAATCCTATGGTTGAAAAAATATCAATTATTTGATTCTTTACAATTGAAATCGGATGACGCGCACCAATAGAAATCGGTTCTCCCGGACGAGACAAATCGCCGTAAATTCCTTTCGCTTCCTCATCCCCTTCCAACTCTGCTTTCAACGCATCTACACGCTCTTGTGCTGTGTTTTTAAGCTGATTAATAGCTTGACCAAATTCTTTCTTTTGGTCGTTAGCTACGTTTTTAAATTCAGCAAAATAATCGTTTAACAATCCTTTTTTACCTAAGTATTTAATACGAAATGTTTCCACTTCCTCTTTAGATTGTGCTTTAAACGCTTCTGCTTCAGCAATAAGTTCTTTTATTTTATCAATCATGATATTCCTTCAAAAATGAGTGCAAATTTAATAATTCTTACTGTATATATTCGGTTTCAACGAAATAGTTTACAATAGCTTCTTTCATTAAAATACTTTGTTCACCGGCTTTTAAAGTTGGCAACTGTTCTTTTATGGTATAATGTGGCCAACCGTCGTCGTCTACAAAATCAAATTCATAGTAACCATAGGGCACCAATAATTTACAAATGGCAATGTGCATTAAATCTAATTTCTGATCTTTTTTAAATGTGCGATCAAACTGCCCTAATTCCTGTAAGCCAATTAAATAAATAATGGCATCTAGGTCTAAAGTATCGCCATCTGCAAATTGGTTAGATAATTTAGTTACGACATCATTCCATCGTGTTTTTAATTCTTCGTCTCTAGACATATAGTTTTCTATTACGCTTAAGTGGCGTGCTGCAAAGTTAAAAAATAGCCTTTCATTTCTCGTAAACATCTTATAAAATATGACAAATTCATTTTAAATATTATATTTGACAAAACAACCTATTCATTATGACTTTATTAGATATTATTCTCGCTGTAATTCTTTTATTCGGATTAATTCGAGGATTCATGAACGGCCTTTTTGTGGAAATTGCTTCTCTTCTAGCACTAATTATTGGAGTTTTTGGCGCTATTCACTTTAGTAGTTTTACCGCTTCACTTTTTGAAGATAAAGTAGATTGGGATGAAAATTACGTTAGTATTGTTGCCTTTGCCGTAACTTTTGTGGTTATTGTTTTAGCTATTGGTTTAGCAGGCAAAGCACTTACTAAACTTGCAGATTTTGCCTTTTTAGGTATTGTAAATAAAATTTTAGGCGGTGTTTTTGGAATGCTTAAAATAGGATTAATGGCAAGTGTTGCTTTAAATATTTTTGTAACACTAAACGACACGGTTCCTTTTGTAGATAAAAAAGATTTAGATAAATCTATTTTATACAAACCTGTAATCGCTATTTCGACTAAATTATATCCTGCAATTAAGGAAAAAGTAGACACCAAAAAGAAAGATATTATTACTAAAAAACTAGGTTAATAACAGTCTAATTTAAGCTGACCTCTATTTTTATATACACTTAGCGGCTCTTCTAAATAGCGTTTACAAATGGCTTCTAAAACAACTAGAACGTCTTTTTGCATGGCTATAGACCCACAAATTAGAATTACACCTTTTTGTTTTAAAACTTGTGCCACTTGTTCTGCATCGCGTTCTAAAAGGTGTTGCACATAAACTTTCTTACCCGCTTGTTGCGAGTATCCAATTTCTAGTTTCTGAAGTCGTTTTAACTTTAAACCTTCCTCAATAATAGGTTTATAAATTTCGAAAGAAGATTCTTGTCTTCCGCCCCAATACAATTGCACATTTTGGCCTGAAGTATTGTTATTAATCATCCCTAAAAACGGCGCTATTCCTGTACCATTAGCAATCATTAATACATGTTTTGTATGTTTAGACAAGCGAAATTCTTTGTTTTTTACCAAGCGTGCTTTTATAACATCATTAGTATTTAAATCATTTAAATAATTAGAACACAACCCTAATTCTTGACGTTTTACACTTAAAAACACGGTATCGTTTACCTTCCCGACAGAATATAAGCGTTCTACACTATTTGGTTCTGGCTGAATGGCTAATAAATCGCCCGATTTAAATCGCGTTAATCCTAGTTTAGATTTTAGTGCAATGGTAAAAGTATCGTCTGGATTCTGATTTGCAATAGTTTTATGACTTACGGTAAAACTGCGTTTCCGTTTTTTATTTTCTAATAAACTTTCTCCTTCTAGTTTAATCTGCAACCCTACTTTTTTCGACCATAAATTAATCCATTGTGTGTAGGCTTCGAAAGATTTATTATGAATGGTGAAGGGCTTTAAAAGTTGAACCGCATTAATATCTGTTTGTAATAACGTATCGACATCGAAAGCATACTTACAGAAGTCTGGATACGCTAAAGAGCCAAATCCAACGACTGAAAAACTATAGGCATGATCCGATTGAATGGATTTAAATTTAGCTTCAAACTTATTCGCATTTTCTGGTGCTTCTCCTTGTCCATACGTCGCTGTAATTACAACTAAATGTTCGCAGGATTTATACGTTGAAAACGCATTCAATTCAGCAATAAAACTAGACTCGCCTAACTTTAATAATTGCTTGTGCAACATGTTCGCATAGTGCACTGTGCTCCCATTTTCCGACCCAATTAAAATGACGAATTTCGCAGCATCTTTTTTAAATTTATTTTTGAGTTTAGCCTTACGACGTTTTAAAGTCATTACAAATCCGGAATACACAAAAAACAAAATATTAAGACAAGCAATAGCTAAAACTAAGGCCCAAAGTATACTGCCCTGACCTGTATGTAAATTGACACTTAATCGAGATGCAATAGCGATAAACGGATACTTAGATTCGCTTAGAATATCGCCAGTATATTGATTGACCAACACCTCTCGATTTTGTAATTGAAGCGTGTAATAATCTTCTACATCTTCAGAAAACGGAAATTCTATACTTCGGACTTCAGATAACTTGGTGTCACTAAAAATAGATTGATCTTTTAACGCGCGTTTTGGAGTTTCAGAAATTTCATCATAATTAACGTTGTGCGTAAGGTTTTCTTTTGGCAATAAATCGAAACGATATAAAGACAAATACACACCAGTAAGCGTAAGTATAATAATAGGAATTAGAGACAAACGACCTAAGACAACATGATAATATTGCGCAAAATTTTCGTTTACAATTTTGCTAAAAAAGCGTTTAAAACTGCGCTGTCTTTTAACGATTAAAACCGTTCCAGAAACAGCGATTAAGAAAAGTAAAAACGACGTAATTCCTATAAAAATACGTCCTGTAGTTTTTAAGAATAACGATCTATGAAAGTTTGTTGTCCATTGAAATAATGGCGATTTTTCGATAATATCGCCAATTTTTTCACCTGTACGAGGATCGATATAGAATGTTTCTGCATCTCCGTCTTCAGTAATTACCGATGTTGAAACAAAATCATTTGCATCGACATCGACGTTTAAAATTTCAATATAATTTGCCTTTAAATTTTGAATCGTTTCTGCAAGCGATACTTCATTAAAATCGTCGACACGGTAAGGTTGCACCTGATTAGAAATAGGTTCGAATGCTAAAATAATACCCGTTAACGAGGCTAATATTATAAAAACAAACGAAGATACAGCCAGCGCAAGGTGGCTATATCTCCATATTGAAATTGTCATGCTTTAATTATTTTTTAGTTAGGAATCATACGTATGTAACGTATAAAGCCTGTGCCTTCAACTTTACTTTTTACACTTGCAGATGTTAATTCAAACTCAACATCTTGTTTGTAATATTCTTGATCTTCTACAGCAGATTCAAAACGGATACTATAACCTGAATCGATTTTAGAATCTTCTATTTCAATGACATTAATACTACGTTGTCCGCCTGCTACAGTAGCTCCTGTGATGGCATCAATATTATTACGTTTTTTTCCGTAGAAGTCAAACCAAGAAGTTAGATCGTTGTACCACTCATCATCATCACCTTGCATATACAAGGTTTTTTCGTATTCGCCTTTAGGATCAATTAACGAGATGGCAACGTAAGCTCCTTCTCCCGTATAATTAGTCATTTGCAACATACATTTATATTTAGTTGAAGCTGCAACTGGTTTGAATGAATAAAAACTAAACATAACAAATGCCAATGCACAAATAGTTTTTAGTATTGAAAATTTAGACATGGTAATTATTTTAAAAAGTTAATGTTTACGTTGTTTGCCTTTAAAAGCTCATTTTCACTCGCTAAATCGAAAGCCGTTTCTTCAAAATCGGTTTTTATACTTTTATCTGCACCGTTATCAATTAAATACTTTAAAACAACATCGTCTTTAGAAGACATTGCCGATTTTAGTAACGGTGAAATTCCTTCAGCATTAACCGCATTGATATCAACTTCAGATTGTGTTGCAAGTTTAAGTAATTCAAATTCATTTTGGTCTAAAGCTAAATGATATAGCGTATTTCCGTTAGATTGAGGTTTAGTAATATCTAATCCTTTAGACT contains:
- a CDS encoding CvpA family protein, with protein sequence MTLLDIILAVILLFGLIRGFMNGLFVEIASLLALIIGVFGAIHFSSFTASLFEDKVDWDENYVSIVAFAVTFVVIVLAIGLAGKALTKLADFAFLGIVNKILGGVFGMLKIGLMASVALNIFVTLNDTVPFVDKKDLDKSILYKPVIAISTKLYPAIKEKVDTKKKDIITKKLG
- a CDS encoding DUF2271 domain-containing protein, yielding MSKFSILKTICALAFVMFSFYSFKPVAASTKYKCMLQMTNYTGEGAYVAISLIDPKGEYEKTLYMQGDDDEWYNDLTSWFDFYGKKRNNIDAITGATVAGGQRSINVIEIEDSKIDSGYSIRFESAVEDQEYYKQDVEFELTSASVKSKVEGTGFIRYIRMIPN
- the pheS gene encoding phenylalanine--tRNA ligase subunit alpha, whose translation is MIDKIKELIAEAEAFKAQSKEEVETFRIKYLGKKGLLNDYFAEFKNVANDQKKEFGQAINQLKNTAQERVDALKAELEGDEEAKGIYGDLSRPGEPISIGARHPISIVKNQIIDIFSTIGFNVSEGPEIEDDWHNFTALNLPEYHPARDMQDTFFIQTDPDVLLRTHTSSVQVRYMENNAPPIRTISPGRVYRNEAISARSHCFFHQVEGLYIDKDVSFADLKQTLQYFTTEMFGKSKIRLRPSYFPFTEPSAEIDVYWGLETESDYRITKGTGWLEIGGCGMVDPNVLENCKIDSKVYSGFAFGVGIDRIAMLLHQINDIRLLSENDVRFLEQFKSTI
- a CDS encoding PepSY domain-containing protein, with product MTISIWRYSHLALAVSSFVFIILASLTGIILAFEPISNQVQPYRVDDFNEVSLAETIQNLKANYIEILNVDVDANDFVSTSVITEDGDAETFYIDPRTGEKIGDIIEKSPLFQWTTNFHRSLFLKTTGRIFIGITSFLLFLIAVSGTVLIVKRQRSFKRFFSKIVNENFAQYYHVVLGRLSLIPIIILTLTGVYLSLYRFDLLPKENLTHNVNYDEISETPKRALKDQSIFSDTKLSEVRSIEFPFSEDVEDYYTLQLQNREVLVNQYTGDILSESKYPFIAIASRLSVNLHTGQGSILWALVLAIACLNILFFVYSGFVMTLKRRKAKLKNKFKKDAAKFVILIGSENGSTVHYANMLHKQLLKLGESSFIAELNAFSTYKSCEHLVVITATYGQGEAPENANKFEAKFKSIQSDHAYSFSVVGFGSLAYPDFCKYAFDVDTLLQTDINAVQLLKPFTIHNKSFEAYTQWINLWSKKVGLQIKLEGESLLENKKRKRSFTVSHKTIANQNPDDTFTIALKSKLGLTRFKSGDLLAIQPEPNSVERLYSVGKVNDTVFLSVKRQELGLCSNYLNDLNTNDVIKARLVKNKEFRLSKHTKHVLMIANGTGIAPFLGMINNNTSGQNVQLYWGGRQESSFEIYKPIIEEGLKLKRLQKLEIGYSQQAGKKVYVQHLLERDAEQVAQVLKQKGVILICGSIAMQKDVLVVLEAICKRYLEEPLSVYKNRGQLKLDCY